Proteins encoded together in one Lathyrus oleraceus cultivar Zhongwan6 chromosome 5, CAAS_Psat_ZW6_1.0, whole genome shotgun sequence window:
- the LOC127085408 gene encoding putative pentatricopeptide repeat-containing protein At1g74400: protein MTHLKRFNSLLQRSERKLVYVPISMCHIKAQFHNNNLKQPNPNQTLKKFLECNNHTKVLLLFRTFLRKKSSTFNSIDSFSCLFALKACINKKHSSIQGKQLHALIMKFGYESIIQLQTSLLKVYAEGGNLFDAHHVFEEIPAKNIICWTSLISAYVGNQKPNKGLELFRLMLTNNVEPDQVVVTVALSACADTGGLEMGEWIHDFVRRKQGMKTDLCLSNALINMYAKCGDIVNARKLFDSTRNKDVTTWTSMIVGHALHGQAHEALQLFFQMNTKGDMTKSSSSNFIVSPNDVTFIGVLMACSHAGLVEEGKRHFRSMTEEYGIQPREPHFGCMVDLLCRGGHLRDAYDFINEMPADPNAVIWRTLLGACSLHGDLELATEVRHKLLNLDPGYVGDSVAMSNIYADRDMWNKKIIVRNQIKQSRTPGYSSIETGRVADQFITSNDNVPDISCS, encoded by the coding sequence ATGACACACTTGAAACGTTTCAACTCTCTGCTTCAAAGGAGTGAGAGAAAGTTGGTTTATGTTCCCATATCCATGTGTCATATCAAAGCCCAGTTTCACAATAATAACCTTAAACAACCAAATCCTAACCAAACCCTTAAGAAATTCCTTGAATGCAACAACCATACTAAGGTGCTTCTACTCTTCAGAACCTTCTTAAGAAAAAAATCATCCACTTTCAACTCCATTGATAGTTTTTCTTGCCTGTTTGCCCTTAAAGCATGTATCAACAAAAAACATTCCTCTATCCAAGGAAAACAATTGCATGCCCTCATCATGAAATTTGGATATGAATCCATAATTCAACTCCAAACATCCCTTTTAAAGGTGTATGCTGAAGGGGGAAACTTATTTGATGCACACCATGTGTTCGAGGAAATACCCGCAAAGAATATTATTTGTTGGACATCATTGATTTCTGCTTATGTTGGAAATCAAAAACCCAACAAAGGTTTGGAACTGTTTAGACTGATGCTGACGAACAACGTGGAACCGGATCAAGTCGTTGTGACGGTTGCTCTCTCGGCTTGTGCTGATACCGGGGGACTTGAAATGGGTGAATGGATTCATGATTTTGTTCGACGTAAACAAGGGATGAAGACAGATTTGTGTTTGAGTAATGCGCTTATAAATATGTATGCTAAATGTGGTGATATTGTAAATGCAAGGAAGTTGTTTGATAGCACAAGAAACAAAGATGTCACAACTTGGACTTCTATGATTGTAGGGCATGCACTACATGGCCAAGCACATGAAGCTCTTCAGCTTTTCTTCCAAATGAACACAAAGGGGGATATGACAAAATCGAGTTCATCTAATTTTATTGTATCTCCGAACGATGTAACGTTCATTGGAGTTTTAATGGCTTGCAGCCATGCAGGATTGGTTGAGGAAGGAAAACGCCATTTCAGAAGTATGACAGAAGAGTATGGTATACAACCAAGAGAGCCTCACTTTGGCTGCATGGTGGATCTCTTATGCCGTGGCGGGCACCTGAGAGATGCTTACGACTTCATTAATGAGATGCCAGCAGATCCGAATGCGGTAATCTGGCGAACCTTGCTTGGGGCATGTAGCCTCCATGGTGATTTAGAGCTAGCTACAGAAGTTCGGCATAAGCTACTTAACTTGGATCCTGGCTATGTTGGTGATAGTGTTGCTATGTCAAATATTTATGCGGATAGAGATATGTGGAATAAAAAGATTATTGTTAGGAATCAGATTAAACAGTCAAGAACTCCTGGCTACAGCTCAATCGAGACGGGAAGAGTTGCTGATCAATTTATAACTTCAAATGATAATGTTCCTGATATATCATGTTCTTGA
- the LOC127085409 gene encoding pentatricopeptide repeat-containing protein At5g61400 — protein MLNLIRRKNIPITSTFSPLYFSSNSIKNTNTNNILQILTNPKNNTNITKATSLTKQHLQNSNKPTNTCFSLFHALNSNHTTTPRSFEILILALCQLSLIQEAHWVFNNLNPNLPPLRACNALLHSLVKTGKYDSVWQVYNNMISHGLSPTVITYGVLLNCCCNQGDLSNARNVFDEMLQRRIEPNVVVYTILIRVFCNEGEMEEAERVFKLMRETGVDPNLYTYVTLIDGYCKMGNVKRVFELYSDMLWNGLHPDVVTFANLVDVLCKAGDLKTARNCFVYMDKFGVFPNSRVYNGLIDGYCKAGDLVEARRLRDEMKRNGIFWDVFTCSILVKGLCDLGKFEESKDLMEEMGKAGVFANAVTYNVLIDGYCKMGDMEKAIEVCSQMTERKVDPNEITFSTLIDGFCKIGNIKAAMGLYTEMVIKGLVPDVVTYTTLIDGHCKDGNSKVAFELHKEMLNAGLTPNVVTITSLIDGLLKDGRTYAAIRFFLEKTGVGFAGYKMDHSESCSPNDVMYAVLIQGLCKDGHVFKATKFFKEMRCSGFKPDMVLYVIMLEAHFRFKHMVDVTMLHADMLKMGVLRNTSICRALSTGYRELRFEASSNVF, from the coding sequence ATGTTAAACCTCATCCGTCGCAAAAACATTCCCATCACTTCCACTTTCTCTCCACTCTATTtctcttcaaactccatcaaaaaCACTAACACAAACAACATCCTCCAAATCCTAACAAACCCCAAAAACAACACCAACATCACAAAAGCCACGTCACTCACCAAACAACACCTTCAAAACTCAAACAAACCCACAAACACATGTTTCTCTCTTTTCCACGCGCTCAATTCCAACCACACCACCACGCCCCGCTCATTCGAAATTCTCATACTCGCACTCTGTCAACTATCTCTCATCCAAGAAGCCCATTGGGTTTTCAACAACCTTAACCCTAATCTACCTCCCTTACGCGCCTGCAACGCGCTTCTTCATTCGTTAGTCAAGACGGGGAAGTATGATTCCGTGTGGCAGGTCTATAACAACATGATCTCGCACGGGCTTTCACCTACTGTCATCACGTATGGGGTTCTATTGAATTGTTGCTGCAACCAGGGTGATTTGAGCAATGCCCGTAACGTGTTTGATGAAATGCTTCAAAGAAGAATTGAACCCAATGTGGTGGTTTACACTATTCTCATTCGTGTTTTTTGTAATGAGGGTGAAATGGAAGAAGCGGAGAGGGTTTTTAAGTTGATGAGAGAAACTGGTGTGGATCCTAATTTGTATACTTATGTTACTCTCATTGATGGGTATTGCAAAATGGGTAATGTTAAACGTGTTTTTGAATTGTATAGTGATATGCTATGGAATGGTTTGCATCCTGATGTTGTGACTTTTGCTAATTTAGTGGATGTTTTGTGCAAGGCGGGTGATTTGAAGACTGCACGAAACTGCTTTGTTTATATGGATAAGTTTGGTGTTTTTCCTAATTCGCGTGTTTATAATGGTTTGATTGATGGATACTGTAAGGCAGGGGATTTGGTTGAAGCTAGGCGATTGCGAGATGAAATGAAACGGAATGGGATTTTCTGGGATGTTTTTACGTGCAGTATACTTGTTAAGGGTTTGTGTGACTTGGGTAAGTTTGAAGAATCTAAGGATTTGATGGAGGAGATGGGAAAAGCAGGGGTTTTTGCTAATGCTGTGACTTACAACGTGTTGATTGATGGATACTGCAAAATGGGGGATATGGAGAAGGCTATTGAGGTTTGTTCACAAATGACTGAGAGGAAGGTAGATCCCAATGAGATCACATTTTCTACATTGATTGATGGGTTTTGCAAGATTGGTAACATAAAAGCTGCTATGGGGTTATATACAGAAATGGTTATCAAAGGTCTTGTGCCTGATGTGGTGACTTACACGACTTTGATTGATGGACATTGCAAGGATGGGAACAGCAAAGTAGCTTTCGAACTGCATAAGGAGATGCTGAACGCAGGACTAACGCCAAATGTGGTCACAATTACTTCTTTGATTGACGGCCTTTTGAAAGATGGAAGGACTTACGCCGCAATCAGATTTTTCTTGGAGAAAACTGGAGTTGGTTTTGCTGGATATAAAATGGATCATAGTGAGTCGTGTTCTCCGAATGATGTTATGTATGCTGTTTTAATTCAAGGTTTATGTAAAGATGGACATGTTTTCAAGGCCACCAAGTTTTTCAAAGAAATGAGATGCAGTGGTTTCAAACCAGACATGGTTCTTTATGTAATCATGTTGGAGGCACATTTTCGATTCAAGCACATGGTTGATGTAACGATGTTGCATGCAGACATGCTGAAGATGGGTGTTCTGAGAAATACTTCCATATGCCGTGCATTGTCTACGGGCTATAGAGAATTGAGATTTGAAGCCAGCTCGAATGTGTTCTGA